The genomic DNA TAACGAGTTTTGTAATGTCGAAAACACGGTGAAGGTTCAATGTAAGGACCCTAGACCAGGCAGAAGATGGGTATTCATCGTATGGGGCACCCCAGTTTGAGCCGGAATTGTTGACAAGGACGTGGAGCTCTAGGAGACGGGTCAAGTCAGTCGAGTTTGTCGCAAACGCCAATCATATAGCCAATAATCGAGGAACTTACTGCTCTCTCGCTTCTTGAGCTCCTCCGCCAATCTCTGGCATTCCTCCTCCTTGTAAAAATTTGCCGGGATGGCGTGCGCTTTGCCCTTTCCGAGCGCATTGAGCTCCTTTACCGCTTCGTCGCAAGACTTCGCATCACGAGACGAGATGTAAACAGTAGCGCCGTTGCTCACAAATCCCTCAGAGATCATGCGACCTATGCCCTTCGCACCACCGGTGACAAGCACCACCTTGCCCTGATAATCGTCAGCTAATGATCAAAAAGCATGGCGCCTGGATAACACGAACCTTGACGTCAAAGAGACTCTGAGCGTCCATTGTCAAGTATTATAATTCTGAGTGAAATATAGAGAAGAAAATTATActcaagagcaagaagagcaGTCAAGGAGGATGAAAATGGTCCATTTCGTCAAGAGACCATTCTCCTCATGGTCCAGCTGCTTTTGGAGTAGCCGGCGACCGAAGGCTCCGCAGATACCGAGGCTCAGGGGACAAGGAACAAGAGATAATCCGAGGTTATTACGCTATTCCTTTTTGGGAGCTACCTAGGGCTGATATGTCAGGGTTTTGCGGGGCAATCTCCCTGGCAAGTAACCGCCTACGTTGACGCGCCCATAATAACAATTCGCTCGTTTCGG from Aspergillus chevalieri M1 DNA, chromosome 1, nearly complete sequence includes the following:
- a CDS encoding short chain dehydrogenase/reductase family (COG:Q;~EggNog:ENOG410PJCA;~InterPro:IPR002347,IPR036291,IPR020904;~PFAM:PF00106,PF13561,PF08659;~go_function: GO:0016491 - oxidoreductase activity [Evidence IEA];~go_process: GO:0055114 - oxidation-reduction process [Evidence IEA]), translating into MDAQSLFDVKGKVVLVTGGAKGIGRMISEGFVSNGATVYISSRDAKSCDEAVKELNALGKGKAHAIPANFYKEEECQRLAEELKKRESKLHVLVNNSGSNWGAPYDEYPSSAWSRVLTLNLHRVFDITKLVTPLLEKAATPGDPARIINIGSVDGLRVPALETFAYSASKAGLHHLSRVLANHLGKRNITSNSLACGPFQSKMMAATLEAYRETIEAGIPLGRIGTPQDVAGSCLFLSSRAGAFVNGATIALDGGTLVGSKL